The genomic segment AAGGGCGTCGCGACCGGGGAGCTCGCGAAGGTACTGCCCGATCCCTTCGACCGCTTGCTGAACAGCGGGGTCAGGGAACCCATCACGCTCGGCCGGCTCGCCGAGCTGGACGACCGGGTCTGGCTGCTGCCGGTCGCGGTGGCGCTGATGATGCTGACCGCCGGGGCGCTCACCGCGACCCGCACCCCGCTGGGGCCCGGATCGCGCGCCGGATACGCGGGGCGCTGCGCGCTGCGGCTGGGAGTCGCGTCGGCCGTCGCGTTCCCGCTGCTGGTGTGGCTGACCGGGGTCTCGGTTAACGCCAACCTGTCGGTCTTCGGCTTCGACGCCGTCGGGGCCGGGATAGAACTGCACGGCAGCGTCCCGCTGGCGCTGCTGCTGGGCGCCGCCTGGGGTGCGGGGGCGGGCGGCGTGGGCGCACTGCTGGCGCTGGCGACCGGCGCCGCGGGACGGCAGGCGGCGCCGCTGGCGACCGGCCCGGCGCCGGGCGGCACGGCCGGCGATTCCGCGCGGACCTACCCGGCCGTCGCCTACGAGCCGGGGCCTTATGTTCCGAGCCCGGCGTACCGTCCCGAGGAGGACGGGCCGAACCCGTACAAGCAGCCGGCGGAGCCCGCCGGAGGCGCCGGCAACGACTCGCCGCACGCGGCCCGGACGGTGGCCGGCGCCCCGCTGCCCCCGCCGCTGCCGCGCCGTTCCCGTGGCGGCGGCCGCACCGACAAATGGCCCGACCCACCGGGCGAACCGCCGCCTCCGCCGGGAGCGCCCCGCAGGCAGTAGGGCGCCGCGCAGGCGGCAGGCGGGGGCGTCGGCGGGCATTCGGGTCGGATTCCCGCTGCGCGGGTCCGGATGGGTGTCCGCCACGCGGGACGGCTCGTCGCGTCCTTGAGGCCGCCGGATACGGTGGTGTCACCATGAACGACGCCACGCAGCCCATCCCTGTCGCCGCCGTTCCCTCCGCGGACGCGCCCACCCTCCTCGTCAAGATCTTCGGCAAGGACCGCCCAGGCATCACCGCCGGACTCTTCGACACCCTCGCCGCGTTCGGCGTGGACGTCGTGGACATCGAACAGGTCGTCACGCGGGGCCGGATGGTGCTGTGCGCGCTGGTGACCGCGCCGACCGCGCCCGGCGCCGAGGGCGAGCTGCGCTCGACCGTGCACAGCTGGTCCGAGTCGATCAAGATGCAGGCCGAGATCATCTCCGGTATCGGTGACAACCGGCCGCGCGGTGAGGGACGTTCCCATGTGACGGTCCTGGGCCACCCGCTGACGGCCGAGTCGACAGCCGCCATAGCGGCTTGCATCACCGCCACCGGCGGCAACATCGACCGGATCTTCCGGCTCGCGAAGTACCCGGTGACGGCGGTCGAGTTCGCCGTCTCGGGCGCCGATCCGCTGGCGCTGCGCTCGGCGCTGGCGATGGAGGCGGCCGCGCGCGGGGTGGATGTGGCGGTGGTCCCGGCCGGGCTGCAGCGGCGGGCCCAGCGGCTGGTGGTGATGGATGTGGACTCCACCGTCATCCAGGACGAGGTGATCGAGCTCTTCGCCGCGCACGCCGGGTGCGAGGCGGAGGTCGCCGAGGTCACCGCCGCGGCGATGCGCGGCGAGCTGGACTTCGAGCAGTCGCTGCACGCCCGGGTGGCGCTGCTGGCGGGGCTGGACGAGTCGGTGGTGGACAAGGTCCGCGCCGAGGTCCGGCTCACCAAGGGCGCCCGTACCCTGATCCGCACGCTCAAGCGGCTCGGCTACCAGGTGGGGATCGTCTCGGGCGGCTTCACCCAGGTCACCGACGATCTCAAGGAGCGGCTGGGGCTGGACTTCGCGGCCGCGAACACCCTGGAGGTGGTGGACGGGAAGTTCACCGGCCGGGTGACCGGACCGATCGTGGACCGGGCCGGCAAGGCGCGGCTGCTGCGGAGCTTCGCGGAACAGGCCGGGGTGCCGCTGAGCCAGACCGTCGCGATCGGTGACGGGGCGAACGACCTCGACATGCTGAACGCGGCGGGACTGGGTGTCGCGTTCAACGCCAAGCCGGTCGTCCGGCAGGCCGCCGACACCGCGGTCAACGTGCCGTTCCTGGACACCGTCCTGTACCTGCTGGGGATCACGCGGGAAGAGGTCGAGGCGGCCGACGCGCTGGACGGCGCCCCGACGGAATCCCGCTAGTGACCTGAGTCGGAGGTTTGGCGTTAGTTCGGTATGAGCCGTCCGGGTCCGAAGATTCCGCCGTTGTTACTGACTGAGCCCCAGCGGGCCGTGCTGGAGGGCTGGGTGCGTCGGCGCACAACCGCGCAAGCGTTGGCTCAACGGTCGCGGATCGTGCTGGAGTGCGCGGACGGTCACTCGATCATGGAGGTGTCCCGTCGTCTGCGGATCGCTCCGGACACGGTCCGCACCTGG from the Streptomyces sp. RKAG293 genome contains:
- the serB gene encoding phosphoserine phosphatase SerB gives rise to the protein MNDATQPIPVAAVPSADAPTLLVKIFGKDRPGITAGLFDTLAAFGVDVVDIEQVVTRGRMVLCALVTAPTAPGAEGELRSTVHSWSESIKMQAEIISGIGDNRPRGEGRSHVTVLGHPLTAESTAAIAACITATGGNIDRIFRLAKYPVTAVEFAVSGADPLALRSALAMEAAARGVDVAVVPAGLQRRAQRLVVMDVDSTVIQDEVIELFAAHAGCEAEVAEVTAAAMRGELDFEQSLHARVALLAGLDESVVDKVRAEVRLTKGARTLIRTLKRLGYQVGIVSGGFTQVTDDLKERLGLDFAAANTLEVVDGKFTGRVTGPIVDRAGKARLLRSFAEQAGVPLSQTVAIGDGANDLDMLNAAGLGVAFNAKPVVRQAADTAVNVPFLDTVLYLLGITREEVEAADALDGAPTESR